The sequence agaGCGTCTGGCATGGGGCAAACAGCGGAGTGCCCCTCGTGTTCTTGAGGATCACTGTGTCAATGGCCCTCGTACAGCACACTCCAGAGTGGCACTCTTTAAATACAGACACCAGCTGTTGAACGCTTCTACATGAGCTCTCAGAAATAGGCTAACACCAAGGACTGAGGCCGACTGAGGCAAGAGTTTTGTTTAGGAAAACACAAACCTTACGGTCAGCCCTTGAGGAGtgaaataaacaacacattatTTGAAAGTGATTTAATACAGCATGTTAGTTGGTCACTACAATGTCTGTGGTTTTCAGCAGATTCCTATAGAGATGGCAAGAGCAGGCCTTTGGATTTTTGTTATTCGAAAGTGGTGTTGAttttattgttataattattttttaccaGTAGCAGTACAAGAGGTTATCTCTGACCACTAAACTCAGTCTCATGACAATGCAACTCTGGCAGTCGCctcttctctgtgtgtatgaGGGTGCAGAATTAGGCTTTTCAAATTTCAAGAAGGCTAGTACAGTAATATAACATGTTTGAGTtcaatgtttgacattttatttctttctctttctctcctgtgaTACATTAAGAGAAAGCTTATagtgagtaaaaaaaacatagagAGGAGTGAGAGGATGCATTGAGATTTATTAAGAATCAATGAATGGTACATAAAGTCTACAACATGGTTCACATCTGCTGCTAGAAGAGGACCATTTCTCCTTACACTTTTATTATGAATGCACATGTTTACTACACATATAGAGGTGTGTGGTGCTTCTATAGCACAAGAAACGTATACCTTTCTGTCACACAGTAGTGAgttgattgtttttcattgcaTAGTGCACATTTATTGGACTCAGTTGGACACATGCATATATACTTTAAAGCTGTCCTCTCATAAGCTGCAAAAGTCATCACACCTCTCAGCTCAGGTTTGCATTGCAAAGAGATCTGGTTCCAGCAGCTGCAATGAAAGACAGGTGAACACATAGAAAGGCAGAAAGGCAGTCAACACTCCACAGATATATCACTAAATAATAGATCTGCTGCTTATGTATACATTGTATATATAGCCTGccttgtgtatgtatgtatgtggtTTTGTGCATGACAATGTTTTTCATGGTATGTATAGACACATACAGAATGGAAACCAACAGTCCTCACACATGCTTGTGGCCTGTTTTCTTCTCATGTCTCTTGCTGTACCATCCATTCCCTTCATGCTATAGAGCCTGGTCTTGCCTTGTTTGGTCCTGGCAGGGTGTCTGGCAGAGGACAGTGGAGCCTCTGGTAGCAGGATGGAGCTCTGCTGAAAGCCAGTCTAGAGTGACGGACAGCAGCAGATCCAGCTGCACTTGTCACTGGCTGTCAAGCCGGCTGTCTGAACTAGGGGACGAGAGGGGACAGGCGGGGaggagtgtgtgcatgtgaatgtgtgtgtgtgtgtgtgtctgggggTTGGAGGTTACAGTGGAGGGGCACTGATTGGGATGTCAGAGCTACatggagtgtgtatgtgtgaaggagagagagagagggaagagaaggGGGGGTGTTGGGGTGGGGGGCTCTCAGTCAGCAGCAGCTGAGCGAGTGAGCAGGTGTTACTGTATGTCTCCCAGGCCCATGAATCTCCAACAAGAGAGACACAATACAAGTTTGGATCCATTTCCACTCCCCTCATTGATTTGTTTTCGTTCTTTTTACGGGTCTTTTGGTTTAAGGAAAGAATCGATGCTTCCCAGGTGAAAATGTCTGTGCTCTCATCCTTAAccagcttttttgttttgtttaatgctCGTGCTCCATCATAAcaactgttttctctctcttcttctccatcCCAGGCAGCAGAGTGCAGAAGGTTGGAACAATGCCAGATTCACCTGCGGATGTGAAAACCCAGCCCAGGTCCACCCCACCCACCATGCCTCCTCCACCCCCGGCTGTCAGCCAAGTAACCAATCGCAACGCTTCATTCACCCCAACCACCAGTAAATCAAGTAAGGaccttatttatttttgactattttctaAGATTAATAACACTTGAAGACAAATTCACATTTGCATTTACTATTCGTGTAAAATATTTACCATAAACTATTTAGCTTTACATGACCTACAGTTGTTTAGCTCAAATGCTGTGAGATATATGTTTTCTTTGACTTGAAGATGATCCTTCTGTGCTGAAGTGCCATGTCAGCAGACAATAAATCAGGCAGGTATGAGAAAAACAGTGAGCTGCTAGGCATGCTTGACCAGCAACCCATTGCTGGAACAGCTCGCAGTAAGCATCAGAGAAGATAGCCCCCAATTACACCAGTTATCTGTCTACAGCATTGCAACCAATGCATCTGTGCAGAGCTGACATGCTTTCATGTTAAAATAAGCATAGCTTTTGCAATTTGCAGGTTAAATGCCATCTTGGTGTTAAGGtttaaaacaagttaaaaaaaaaacagtggccTTGTGGTTCAGATACATATCATATACTACAATCACAATGTCCACAGTTTGATTCTGGCTTGGGACTTTTGTTGCATCGACCTTCACTTTCTCCCCCTGTTTCCTCTCACTCCTCAAACAGTGAAAGTCTACGTTACATGTAACTCTTATTACAACAGTATTTCAATGTCTATGTTTCAGTGTTGTGctatatgtttaaataaaatttaattgagCTTTTAATATGTAATAAATTGCACAAATGAATACACTCCTGCTATGCCTCAGAAGCCATCTACAGTGGACTACACAGTCATTTGTCTCTCATAGGTCAACAGTCATGAACACATTATATGCTTGAGTGAAGGGAGAGAAATTCCAAATATTTGGCTCTTCCCTGTTCTGGTGAACAAGTGTTGAAGTCActtgtgtgtcaggtgtgtgtctctgcaggcatctccttgtgtgtgtgtgtgtgtgtgtcttttggtGTGCCGAATGCCCTTGCTGGTGGGACAAGACGAGTGCGGCTGTAGCattgtgcgtgcatgtgtgtctgtgttgtttacCAGCTGGTagggtggcggtggtggtgtTGGGGGCATCAGCCAGGGTGGCGTTGCGGTGTGTAGACTACTTTCTTCCCTATATAGCAATGACAGGCCATGTTGTTTCACCTGTTGTGGCGGGTGGTCAGCAGTGTAGCTCTCTCCTtgcacctctctctcttctccctctctaaAACCAGAACACAAGTGCTGCCTGTTGGGATCACATGGGATAGTCCATATGTGTGCAGGCCTTCAACCCATAGATTAGAACAACAAGCATGCCTGAAAGGAACCACGGGAACTAGACTCTTGAACAACTTAACTGTATATAGTATTGTTTTTGAGTATGAGAATGAGGTATATTGTTACAGTCCACAATGGCTCATTgtagaaatacattttgaaaagatTAAGTTGCTACAGCGgtaataaaattacatttcagaTGCCTTGGTCAGTGTAAGTGCTTGCATATGCTGTCATAATGAAATACAATCATTTAAAGACAGGGACAGACCTTTTatacaaaaaacaatgtttaattggagaaaaaaacaagttaaatgttGTCATCATCAGTTATTCAAACACAAATTGGATTTAAACGTAGTTAAAAGACAACTGGGGAGATGGGACAAATGGAAAAAGAGCTGAGCATTTTTTTGACACATAAATTATATCTTATACTAATAGTGTATGCGttttatgatataaaatataaaatcaggGGAAAGGTCAAacgtgtatttgtgtgtctgtgtgtgagctCCCGTGTatttgtgagtttgtttgtaCCCGCATTAAGAAAGAATATGTGAGTGattatatatgtgtatgaatgCTGCGAGTATACTGAACCCTAAAGCTGCAAATCTACTTTCAGCTGGTGGACATGTGCAGGGCCAGATTTAGCAACACACCTGCTATTGGAATAAAAGTAACACAGGCCACAGGACTATTTTTGGCACCTCTTTAACAAGTTCCTCTTATAGTTGTGTCctagtgagtgagtgagtggggAGAGGGTGAGGAGAAGGGTGGAATAGGCTGATACATGGGGGagatggagggggagggggggtcaAATGGTAACACTTGCGAGACAGCTGAAGttactgcaaacacacacacacaaacacgcactcATAGCCTTCAGTCAAACTGGCATAAGATTGCACCAATGAAGTCACTGTGTGCAGCGTGTACTGTGAGTATAATGTCAAATTTGAGTCTATTGTATGTTTTACTTGTGTTTAATCTTAACCAAACACTCCTCTATGAGCAGGATAGAAGTGTTTCTGGCCTCATCGTGCCCCCAGATTCGTCAGATGCCCCCCAGGCCCCTCAGAAACTACTGACCCATTTCACGTTGTCTCTTCCTTCTGTCTGTTTATCTGCAGTGCTGAATGGGAGCAGCCACTCTCCTACATCACTGAACGGTGCTCCATCCACTCCTAACGGCTTCAGTAACGGGCCGGCCATGTCCTCAACGGCCTCGCTGTCCAACCAGCAGCTCCCGCCAGCCTGTGGTGCCCGGCAACTCTGCAAGCTGAAGCGCTTCCTGACCACACTGCAGCAGTTTGGAAATGACATATCGCCTGAGATTGGAGAGAGAGTGCGTAGCCTTGTGCTGGGGCTGGTGGTAAGTTAAGATTTCTTCTGCAGAATATTTGACATTGTAAATTTGTCTTGTACTGAAGAATCAGAGAGTGTTAGACAAGTTGATTTCTTAGCAACCCTTGCGTCAactctttttcttcatcttattcttccttgttgtcttgttttgggCAGAACTCCACTCTCACCATTGAAGAGTTTCACTCCAAACTTCATGAAGCCACCAACTTCCCTCTGAGGCCTTTCGTCATTCCCTTCCTGAAGGTAAATATCTTTGTACAGATTTTAtccacaggtgtgtgtatgcatacaGCTTGGCCCTAGTTTCAAGGGTTCATAGAAAGGTGGGGAGGGAAACCTTGTCTGAAGTGGAAACCTATATGTGTACTCATACCACATTGAATGTAGACAGGGTAGTGGGATGTGCTCGTGGTTGTCCAGGAAAAgtggtgggtgtgtgtgtgtgtgtgtgtgtgcgtgtgtgcgtgtgtgtgtgtgtgtgtgtgcgtgcgtgtgtgcgtgcgtgaaTGAGTGTCAGACCTCCTGGCGTGTGGTGATCCCCCACATCTGGGACATTGCAACAGTGGCTGTGTTTTATCAAGCAGACAGGTCTGAGAGAGCTATTTGACAGCactgttatacacacacacacacacacacacacacatacacacatgcacacacacacacacacatacaatatacacGTCAGCACGccctgaagagagagagagagagagagagagagagagacacatggCAGAGGAATGTGTCAAGGGACCTGTCTTATCTCATTCTGTCTCTTCATCTATcgctttcttttttctcctcctcctaatCTGGCATTATTTCACTCTCACCCCATCTATCTACTGTTCCACCATGAGTTTCTATCGCACCTCTTGTCCGCTTAACACTTCTTTCTACATCGATAAATCTATTTCCTTTCTACAACAACTTATTTCATTTCTAATCCTGAGATGtctgttttccctctttttaCCACTACAGGCAAACCTGCCCCTGCTGCAGAGAGAATTGCTCCACTGTGCCAGGTTGGCCAAGCAGACTCCAGCTCAGTATCTGGCCCAACACGAGCAGCTTCTCTTGGACGCCAATGCCAACTCGCCCCTCGATTCCTCCGAGATCATGCTGGAGATGAATGAGCACGGCAAGAGAAGAACCCCTGACAGGTAGCATCTCTATTAAATTCAagcaaaagcacacacacttcAGAAGCACACATACGTTGGcacactctcacacagacaGTGCTATAAATGAATTATTTCAGGGTATTTCAGAATGCCAAGTGACAAGGGGAGGCTATAAATCCTCTGTGCGGGAGGCGGAAGTCTGGACAGCCCCAATGCCAGGCTGGCTCTGCCAGCTGTCTAGGAGGAAGGcatgagataaatgcagagtagtaaaagaaagagagaggaagagaagcaatagacagagagctggaggagagaggagggaatgAAGACCAGTAGATGTCCTCAACACAAttcaaagacagacagaaagagcagcagtgtgctATGGTTCACTACTGTCCCCATTTTCCCCTGACACTGCTTTATTCAACCAGCTCAGAAGGTGTCACAAGAGGGAATTAACTGGCATTTACCTTTCTTTATTCAATTCATATTGTCCCTTCTTCTGTTCCTGGCACCTGCCTTCATTTCTGATCACTTCTTCACCTCTCTCACTTGAGCTTTCGCTCTCTCTGACTGCCTGGCCTGCGGGCTCCCAGCAGCCGTCCATATGTCAGGGATGTGTCCAGATGGTGATGTGCTGACCGTAACACTGAGCACATCCTGAGCGGGGTGTGGGGAGGTGGGTGGTGGTTTGGATGGGATGGGACTGGGGTGGGAGCTGAACGTGCAACTCCACTGTAATCCGCACATCTCCGCCTATAGACCTCTGGCTTATACGGGAGGGGGGGGCTCAGGCTGGGGCAGGGCCTACGTTGTGCCAGCTGTTCCTCTGATTTGTCAGATACCAGAGCCAGGGATCTGTACGAGCATGCACAAAATATACACATGGATAATCGAgtatgagcacacacacacattaacacacatccTCTACATGTGGCAGCGCTGCATTTATTCGCCTTTGATCCCCGGGACGATAAAGAGTGATTTCCATCCGAATGCCTGGCTATTGCCATCCAGCTAAACAGATTAATATCAACACTCCCATTTAAACTGTCCAGATGGCTCGAAAACAcagcctctcacacacactcactaaaagtacacagacacaaatgagTGTCACTAAACATCTGCCAAACACACAGTGTTCAGCCCATATTGCCCCTTAAGCCCGAGAGCAgggtgggagggagagagagaaatacttGCAATCTAAGAGTAGGCCGAGGGATATTCAGATTAAGAGCTTGAGATGCAGGGTGTACAGTTGGCCTTGGCTTTGTTTGATACATATGGCGTACAGCTGTGCAAAAGCTTTGGAGGGGCACTGTCTTACTGTAACTGAACAACAATCAGCTCTCAGCAGGgatacatacatatgcacatgtgtgtgtttgtgtgtgtgtagaaatgttACAAAGCTCCTGTTGTATTTAGTGTTGACATTTGGaattttgtcttattttgtttaaaaccaGAGGAGTTAAGTGTCCAGACTTCTGAGTTTTCTTTTaaggacatatcatgctttttgtgattttctgttatttttatactgttacaatgttggatgtctatattaaacatgttccaaacaagttccaaaacttgaggtgaacatatgtaaaaatgctttttgcaAGTTcggcctgctctgaacacttcgtttgcaaagttacctctgcttcctcatgatgacatcagatcattCATGCATGCCTACAAACAGACATCCTTTCCATGGCATCTTGTTACTaaggttgttcacattgtccactcacatatttcggatcagacAACACTGTTACTCTTCTATATAGTTTTACAGTAAGccaaatacaaagaaattgtACATTGGCAATATAGGAAATCCAAAATTAGTCTTGTTTTTTACCCTCTGATTGAGACATTCTGGTCTTTGCTGGAACATGTTTCTTTGAACTGTGAAGTAATACATTGGACATTACATATTTAGCCTGGCAAAGGCATCCCACAGTTTTCACATGACTCACTGAGGTCTTCCAAGGCCACGGATGAATTAGCTGGAGAAGGATGAAGCAGGCCATGCAAAAGATGATTCTCTTCCCTCGCACATCTACATGTTGTCAAAAATTGGTTTCTGAGTAAATTTTAGGTTCGAAGTGAGCAGTATGTTAGATTTTGTAGGGAAAACAGAGTTTGTGAGATGTAGTCTTGCTGTGCAAGGCTATTGCATTATTGGCAAATAAACATTGAATTGTATAACAaagatctgttttgttttagatAATAATATACCACACATCCCACACTTTGTTCCCACAGCTGGAAAAACGCTACAGGCCTTAATCTGTCCTCCACCAGTTCAGCTTTCTTTCTATGATTTGGTTTTCTTCCTAGGATTGGATGTTTCATTTCTTTGCTAACACAGGAGTGTTTTTATGTACTGCTCACTTGGTGGTGTTCATATTATCACCTGCCTCAGGCTTCTTTTGGATATTTTCtgatcaaaaaacatttttgaatgaatCACTGAGAAATAATTCCCAATGATTTGGGTCATTGTGGCCTAAGATTCATAAAAAATTGTCAGGATTTTCAGAACATTCAAGGCCTGTTTTTGTTCAACCACAATTCATTTCTTTCTTAGTCTATATGCAATGTGACGTATAAGCTGCTTAGTGTTAACATGAACTCATATTTTAACCCACTCCCTTGTCCTCTTCTACAGGACCAAAGACAGCTCAGAGAGAGATGGCTTGCATCCGGAGCACCTGGCCAAAAGGCCCTGTACCATCAGCCCCAGCCAACGCTTCAGCCCTAGCACGGTTCTTCCTGCTCACCCACCTCCGAACGGCCTCCCCACACACCCTCCCAATGGCCTGCCCCACCCACCCAACCCCCAAATGGGTCCCCAGCACTACCGCTTAGAGGACATGGCCCTTGCACACCAATACAGAGACGCTTACAGACATAATGAACATCGTGACGCTCGGGACAGGCACCGGCAGACAGGTAGAACAGCTGCTCAGCATTCATATGAATCTATAGAGCTGCAGGCCAGAGTTATATGTTCAGTGGACTGGTGTATATGTAAGTGGGGTGTGTAGAGAGAACAAAGGCCAGTTGTCAGTTCAGTGTGATAATCCTTTTGGCAGTGCATCTATATAAAGCCCACAGCCATACATGCCCATGTGCTACAACTGTGGCAACCATATATGCCTTCCTTCTGCTTTCCCAAAAGGAAAGAGCTGAATTCTTAGCCAAATTGTCTCACTGATTAGACATGAGGCTTTTGTAGTGTATGGGCAAATGAGTCCCTGCCACcagttacttttttaaaaataaaacttaagtGCCATGGTCAGTGAAAAGGTGTATCTTGGATTAGatgctgtattgtttttaaagtgCAATGTCTCCACATATATAGCATGAAGTTCGGGTAGTTTAGTGCTCATAATTAACTTAATACAAGGCAAAGGAaggcaattttatttatattgcacctTTCATTATAAGTAAgtagacatactgtacatagtcACGCACACAGTAACTAAtcaagttttcagtttttattcaaaatatagTTTAGTGTCTGCCCTGGACCAGTATAGTGCTTTGCTGTCAGTAACACAGTGTGTTGTATATGTGCTGAACCTGACAGAGACctgttctgtgtctttgtgttgcagCAGTGCATGGAGCCCGCCAAGAGGAGGTCATTGACCACCGTCTAACAGATCGAGAGTGGGCAGAGGAATGGAAGCACCTTGATAATGTACGTATCAGCATGGTAGCCATATTTAATGTCAACCACCTCTTTGCTTCATTCATAAACAGAATacaacagtggaaaaaaagagttaatAGGTCAGTAGGTGACTAAAGTTAGCTTTAATGCTAAAGATGGCAAGCAGATGACAGCGACAGAAACTGTTGACAGACAGAAGAGCCTCAGTCCCAGCTGAATTAGCAGTTGATGGACAGCTGACCTTAGGAGGTCTGTGTCAGTGTGGTGAATTAACGACAGACACCTATCTGGCTTCCTGGCACCCAACTCTATAAAGGCAAAATCACATAcactagacacacacacgtgcgcgcacacacacacacacacacacacacacacacacacacacacacacacacacacacacacacagaaacggGGCCCCAGATGGAGCTCAGGacccagcagagagcagctccAGCTGGGGAGAGCAGCTGAGAcaagagctgcagtgatggagagAACCGGCCAGGCCTGGACCCCTGCCAAATTAGAAACACttcactgaaataaatataGCTAACTCAGAGGGGAGGGAGTGgggtggagagacagagaaaaggaggcAGAGACGAAAAGACGGAGAAGAAAGATGAATGGGAATAATGATATAGATTGAACGTCAACCATGCTAAACCCATTTAGCAGACCGGGCAGCAATGGAAACACAGGGCACTGTGGAAAAAAGTGACACTGTTTACAACGTCGGGGGAaatagagaaaagagaggaaatctGTTGAGCTGGCAGGGAACGGAGCAGAAGGGTGGAAGGAATTGGCTCAACTTTTTCATCAGCAGCCCAGCTGTTACATTATCGTTGTTGTAATGCTCTTAGACATTGAAATTCACTGACAAGCACACAATCCATGAACCGATAGGCAGACAGAagcatgcaagcacacacacacacacacacacacacacatctgctaggtagtgtgtatttttacagcaaaaataactattttcttatccaaaaatgtttttgctttgtgtgACAAAGCACAAAGCCTGTGCTTGTTAGGAGTTTGGATTTATTTGGTTTGGTAGTTTGGATGGATTTATAAACTTTTTTGGTTCAAAATTCTGTTACAGTGAATTGAACTGAGCAGATGGTTTTAACTTATCCTCAGCTCCTGAACTGTATCATGGACATGGTGGAGAAGACCCGCCGCTCTCTGACAGTGTTGCGGCGCTGCCAGGAGGCCGACCGAGAGGAGATGAATCACTGGATTCGGCGCTACAGCGACGTGGAGGAGATGAAAAAAGGTGGGAGCAACGGACAGCactgccttcctcctcctcctcctcaccacaACTCCTCCTCCAACACAGCTAGCAGCAGCGAGGCACTGCCCATAGGAACTTCCTCGGCTGCTGaaaggcagacaggcagacagacaggtagacaaacacacacagggtatGCTTGGCAAAGCAAAACACTCACAGCAAGGTACGGCTCAtttgaaaatgctgaaaaaaaaaaaatcaatttagaAACAAAAAGTCAGTTAGACAAATAAATTTCTCTGCAAATTTACAAATTTTAGCTCATACTGCGAGGGAATACAGATCTGTTTGCAACATTCTGGATCTTTAACTGACTGATTGCACCCTTATGCTACCAGCATGCTCATTCATAATCAAGATTGGTATTCACTTCTAACACCCGTATTCACATTCCTTCCCAGAGATGGATTGAAAAAGTTGATGACAGCTTATTTACTGATGTTGTCACACACATAATTTGTATTGGTCCCAAAATAGAATTGGAAACTATAAGGATGGATACTTGGATGTGTGTTTTAGGAGATCAAGAGTCTgtcactatgtgtgtgtatgtttgtgtgtgtgtgtgtgtgtgtgttattgagACTGAGTGTGTGCTTACATGTGTGTTTCAGAAATCCACCGAGACTTCTTACATAGGCCTCCCTCAGGATACCTGCCAGAAGAAATCTGGAGGAAAGCTGGTAAGAGCCAAACATCCACACCCCCTACTCTCTATTGTCCTCATGATTGACCTCACAAAGACTAACAAGTTTGTTtgcacacgcactcacacacacatcatcagtcTTCACGACCCTCACCCTGGCTACTGACACTGACAGAACAGAGGCCTTACAGCTCTAGGTCCAGAAGGCCAGAGGATTGGAGACCCTCTGTGTCATTAGGGCTAAATGCCCCCCATCTGTCACCACTATGAAAGGCCACTGCAGTTAAAGCTGCAGTGAAAATGCAGTCACCTGGCCCAAGGCAGGCCGCAGCAGCGCAGCGCAGTTTGGAGTCGCAGCTTAACTGGTCTCCATGGtcctgagaaacacacactcttAAGTTGGAAAACCTCTTTTTTCATTGTGGTTTCTAGCCTCATGCACAGTACACAAACTTATCACTGAAGTGAatcaaataaagacatttaGATATCCAGGCAAAGatacattttgaatatttttggcttGGTTTGTAGCCAAAGGGGAGCAGGTGGGAGTGTTGTATTTCCTGGGCCTTCCTTCTTGTGTACTGCATGCTAGATAGAGCCCATCCCAGGAGTCACCTGGCTCAGCTCTTGTTCCAGCCCAGTCCCAGCACTATTATGTTGCAGTCATACTCCAATACCCTGCGGAGgaaagatgctgctgctgtcggCAAAATACTGTGCTGCATTTTCACCAGCAGAAAAAGCTCTTTTAATTGCAGTTGTTTTTCATACAGGTACTACAAGCATCCCGCTCTCCCCAGCACTAAAGCATCTCCAAAACAAGCAGGGTGAGTAACATATCTCACTCCCAGCATCTCacctttactgtgtgtgtgtgtgtgtgtgtgtgtgtgtgtatgtgtcaccTCTATCTCAGCAGCCAGGTAGTCTGCCTGATGTAGCTGCTGCACctcttgcttttaattaaaaCCAGACACGTATTCTCTGGTCTGGTTCAGGTTGAGAGACTGTGGTGCTTTTGAAAAATAAGATCTGAAGTGTGaaaaagcagacagaaataacaCGTCTCAGGGACTTGCCAAATCCCTGTGGAATTAAAACGTTAATATTGCTGCCCCCGTGTTTTCCATTAAGTGCTAATTGCCCCAGCATCTGCTATGCAGTCTCCTTGATAAGAATTAATTAAATTTGCAAACTAATCTTAGTGGTGCATGCATTAGGCCAGATAATTGAGAAGCCCGGGATAATGCAGATAGTGTTAGGAaggggagagaagaaagaggagaaggaggggtgtaagaaaaagaaaaaaggaggagaaatgaaatgaaggaTAAAGGTAGACGGGATGAGGGAAAGCACTGAGACGTGCATCTGACTGTCACTCTATGTTGCGTTGACAGGACTGATGGAATACCAACTTTTTTTACCAAACTGCAAGTATAGGAATCAAGCtcaaacatgcatacacagccatgtgcacatatacacaacatAGTGTGGATAAGGCTCCCCCCTTGCCTATCTTTTTACACAGTAGTTTGAAACAACTGAAGTGGAGCGGCGAGGAAAAGTGACAGTTATTTATGAGTTCCCtctcaaacaaacactgactgaaGGAAACAGGGAGCAGTGGAGAAAACAGCATCCGTCTCACTGCCTACTTGGTTAGCATAACACACCTGGAAAGCCACTCGTTTGTGTGTCTTTAGTGTcttaagtgtgtatgtgtgtgtgctcttggCACATCTAGAGTGGGTGGAGAAGGAGGCAGAAAAGTAATGTTGCTGTATTTATGGCagaagaaaattacattttagagAAATTGATATCTTGTGATCACAATATTCCACATTAGCATTTGATTAATAAATAGTGTATATTTG comes from Thunnus maccoyii chromosome 1, fThuMac1.1, whole genome shotgun sequence and encodes:
- the cbfa2t3 gene encoding protein CBFA2T3 isoform X1, translated to MSAEVHLEHQKKADLRAGSSSSAAFAPRVPTVTLISHRELRDKHTAHRPQRGRLDPNLAASSHYRYSEGSRVQKVGTMPDSPADVKTQPRSTPPTMPPPPPAVSQVTNRNASFTPTTSKSMLNGSSHSPTSLNGAPSTPNGFSNGPAMSSTASLSNQQLPPACGARQLCKLKRFLTTLQQFGNDISPEIGERVRSLVLGLVNSTLTIEEFHSKLHEATNFPLRPFVIPFLKANLPLLQRELLHCARLAKQTPAQYLAQHEQLLLDANANSPLDSSEIMLEMNEHGKRRTPDRTKDSSERDGLHPEHLAKRPCTISPSQRFSPSTVLPAHPPPNGLPTHPPNGLPHPPNPQMGPQHYRLEDMALAHQYRDAYRHNEHRDARDRHRQTAVHGARQEEVIDHRLTDREWAEEWKHLDNLLNCIMDMVEKTRRSLTVLRRCQEADREEMNHWIRRYSDVEEMKKGGSNGQHCLPPPPPHHNSSSNTASSSEALPIGTSSAAERQTGRQTEIHRDFLHRPPSGYLPEEIWRKAGTTSIPLSPALKHLQNKQEEAVNEVKRQAMSELQKAVSDAERKAHEMISAERSKMERALAEAKRQASEDALTVINQQEDSSESCWNCGRKASETCSGCNTARYCGSFCQHKDWEKHHHVCGQGLQGLPGGSSVPLGTPSSSSASSSAPPTHSESTPPGPLSLAGQSSIAAGAGSGSGSVSASPKESSSSSASRSTTPATPALLDATSR
- the cbfa2t3 gene encoding protein CBFA2T3 isoform X2; translated protein: MSAEVHLEHQKKADLRAGSSSSAAFAPRVPTVTLISHRELRDKHTAHRPQRGRLDPNLAASSHYRYSEGSRVQKVGTMPDSPADVKTQPRSTPPTMPPPPPAVSQVTNRNASFTPTTSKSMLNGSSHSPTSLNGAPSTPNGFSNGPAMSSTASLSNQQLPPACGARQLCKLKRFLTTLQQFGNDISPEIGERVRSLVLGLVNSTLTIEEFHSKLHEATNFPLRPFVIPFLKANLPLLQRELLHCARLAKQTPAQYLAQHEQLLLDANANSPLDSSEIMLEMNEHGKRRTPDRTKDSSERDGLHPEHLAKRPCTISPSQRFSPSTVLPAHPPPNGLPTHPPNGLPHPPNPQMGPQHYRLEDMALAHQYRDAYRHNEHRDARDRHRQTAVHGARQEEVIDHRLTDREWAEEWKHLDNLLNCIMDMVEKTRRSLTVLRRCQEADREEMNHWIRRYSDVEEMKKGGSNGQHCLPPPPPHHNSSSNTASSSEALPIGTSSAAERQTGRQTEIHRDFLHRPPSGYLPEEIWRKAEEAVNEVKRQAMSELQKAVSDAERKAHEMISAERSKMERALAEAKRQASEDALTVINQQEDSSESCWNCGRKASETCSGCNTARYCGSFCQHKDWEKHHHVCGQGLQGLPGGSSVPLGTPSSSSASSSAPPTHSESTPPGPLSLAGQSSIAAGAGSGSGSVSASPKESSSSSASRSTTPATPALLDATSR
- the cbfa2t3 gene encoding protein CBFA2T3 isoform X3, whose translation is MPDSPADVKTQPRSTPPTMPPPPPAVSQVTNRNASFTPTTSKSMLNGSSHSPTSLNGAPSTPNGFSNGPAMSSTASLSNQQLPPACGARQLCKLKRFLTTLQQFGNDISPEIGERVRSLVLGLVNSTLTIEEFHSKLHEATNFPLRPFVIPFLKANLPLLQRELLHCARLAKQTPAQYLAQHEQLLLDANANSPLDSSEIMLEMNEHGKRRTPDRTKDSSERDGLHPEHLAKRPCTISPSQRFSPSTVLPAHPPPNGLPTHPPNGLPHPPNPQMGPQHYRLEDMALAHQYRDAYRHNEHRDARDRHRQTAVHGARQEEVIDHRLTDREWAEEWKHLDNLLNCIMDMVEKTRRSLTVLRRCQEADREEMNHWIRRYSDVEEMKKGGSNGQHCLPPPPPHHNSSSNTASSSEALPIGTSSAAERQTGRQTEIHRDFLHRPPSGYLPEEIWRKAGTTSIPLSPALKHLQNKQEEAVNEVKRQAMSELQKAVSDAERKAHEMISAERSKMERALAEAKRQASEDALTVINQQEDSSESHQSCWNCGRKASETCSGCNTARYCGSFCQHKDWEKHHHVCGQGLQGLPGGSSVPLGTPSSSSASSSAPPTHSESTPPGPLSLAGQSSIAAGAGSGSGSVSASPKESSSSSASRSTTPATPALLDATSR